CGGAGTAGGACGCGCTGACGCCCTCGCGCACCGCCTCTTCGGCCCAGTCGGCATTGCGCCCGCGCATTTCGGCGAGCGAGCGGATATAGGCGACAGAATCATTGACCACCTTGTTGCGCATGGCCTGCGTATTGGAGGGGGCGGATCGCTCCCGGCTGGCCGCCCCCTCGGCAGCCTCACCGCTGTCTTCGCCCGATCCGGGCGTCTCGCCCGGCGCGGCCGGCTGGTCTTCCCCGCCGCCCATCTGCACCGGCGTGGCGGCGCCGATGCTGGTGCCCGGCGCCATGCCGGCGATATGGCTGGCGTAAAGGATGTAGGCGCCCGCGCTGGTGGCCCGCGCGCCCGACGGGTGGACGAACACCGCCACCGGCACGTCCGAGGCGATGATGGCGCGGTTGATGTCGCGCATCGCGGTGTCGAGCCCGCCGGGCGTATCCATCTCGATGATCAGAAGAGCCGCGCCCTCGGTCTGCGCGGTTCTGATCGCGCGGCTGATATAGCCGGTATTGGCCGGCCCGATGACGCCGGTCAGCGCCGCCGTCTTGACCAGAGGGCCGTCCGCATGCTCCTGGGTCAGCGCGCCTCCCGCCAGGACCACCGCGCCGAGCAGCATGGCCAGACCTGACAAAACCCGCGCACCTTGCTTCCACGCGAACATCCTGCAGCCTCCCGTCGCTTTTCCGGTTTCTCACAGGGTAGCGCATGAGCGCGCCTTTCCAATGGAGAAACAACGAAAGCCTTGCCGCGCGCAATCTTCTCGCAGTGCGTCACTGGCGCCGCCGGTCGGTGCGTCTATCGTATGACCGGTCTGCAGGGGAGATTTCGCAATGACACACGCCCGTCCAAGCGCGCCCGCGCCCGTCCGCAAACTCGTGATTGTCGGCGGCGGCTCAGCCGGCTGGATGACCGCGGCTGCGGCCTCCGCAGCGCTGCACCGCGATTGCGAGATCGTGCTGGTGGAGTCAGAAGAGATCGGCATTGTCGGCGTCGGCGAGGCGACCATCCCGGCCATACGCTCCTTCAACCAGTTCGTCGGCATCGACGAGGCCGATTTCATGCGGGCGACCCAGGGCTCGTTCAAGCTCGGCATCGAGTTTGTAAACTGGCTGCGCGACGGCCACGCCTATTTCCACCCGTTCGGCGCCTATGGGCGCAATTTCGACTGGGTGCCGCTGTATCAGTATTATCTCGAAGCGCGCGCCAACGGAGACGAGACGCCGCTTCAGGATTATTCGCTGGCCTGGCTGGCCGCGCGCGAGAACAAATTCGCCCATCCGGCTGGCGACCAGGGCGCCGCCCTGTCGACGCTGGAATACGCCTTCCACTTTGACGCCAGCCTGTATGGCCGATATCTGCGCCGCATCGCCGAGGGGCGCGGCGTGACGCGTCTTGAAGGCAAGGTGTCGAACGTGCGGTTGCGGCCCGGAGATGGCGGCATTCAGGGTCTGGACCTGTCAGACGGGCGGACGGTGGACGGCGACTTCTTCGTAGACTGCACCGGGTTTCGCGGTCTCCTGATCGAGGAGGCGCTCAAAACGGGCTATGAAGACTGGACCCACTGGCTGCCCTGCGATCGCGCCGTAGCTGCGCCATCTGCGTCAGGGGATGATTTCACGCCCTACACCCGGTCCACGGCGCGTCAGGCTGGCTGGCAATGGCGCATCCCGCTCCAGCACCGCACCGGCAATGGCTATGTCCACGCCAGCCACTTTATCAGCGAGCAAGACGCGACCGACACTCTGGTGCGCCACCTGGACGGCGCGCTGCTGGCCGAACCCCGCCTGCTCAAATTCGTTACGGGCCGCCGCCGCAAGGCCTGGAACAAGAACTGCGTTGCGATCGGCCTGTCCGCCGGCTTCATGGAGCCGCTGGAGTCTACCTCCCTGCACCTCATCCAGACCGGGGTGGTGCGCTTCCTGGCCCTGTTCCCGGGCCGAGATCCCGAGCCCTGGAGCGAGATGGAGTACAACAAGCTGGTGCGCGAGGAATGGGAGCCGATCCGCGACTTCCTGATCCTGCATTACCACGCCAATCAGCGCGAAGACGGCGAGCTGTGGCGCTATTGCCGCGAGATGGCGATCCCCGAGACGCTGGCCTACCGGATTGAGCAGTTCCGGCGCTGCGGGCGGCTGGTCTCGCCGGGGCTGGAACTCTTCCTCAACGCCAACTGGATCAGCGTGCTGATGGGGCAGGGGATCATGCCCGAACGCTATGAAGCCCTGGTCCATCACCGCCAGGTGGATGGCCGGGCCATGCTCGCCCAGGTCCGCTCGGCGATCACCGCCGCCGCCGCCCGCCTGCCCAGCCACCGCACCTATATCAACCGGTTCTGCAAGGCGCCCGATGAGGCGCTCAAGCCGATCGCCTGAAGACACGGGTGCTGATTCGCGCTTGCCCTCAGGCGTTGCGGCGCCCACGCTCTGACCGGATTATGCCGAGGGAGGCCTCTGAAATGGTTCGTCTTCTCCTGCTTCTGGCTGGCGTTGCAGCTGTGTGCGCACCCAGTGAAGCGACCCCGATCTTTCAGCCAGGCGCTCCGGGACAGCCCTCGCGCGAAATTGCGGCGGACGAAGCGGTGGCGCTCAGCCGGTCGAGCTTCGTGGAGGCGGACGTCATCTTCATGCAGCACATGATCGTCCACCACGCCCAGGCGGTGGAGATGGTCGCTTTGCTGGAGACGCGCGGCGCCCATGACGGCGTGCGCCGGCTGGGCGAGCGGATCGCCTCCAACCAGGCTGCTGAAATGGAGATGATGCGCACCTGGCTGGAGCAGCGCGGACAGGCGGCGGACGATCCGAATCTGTCCCATGGCCATCATCATGGGGCGCATGCCGGTCTTGAAGATCACACCGATCACGCCGCGCACCACGGCCATGACGGTCACGGGGCCCGCCACAGCAATCACAGCGATCATGCCGGACACGGCTCACATCCCGCTCACGGCGCCCATGGCGGCGCGGGCGAGCACGCCCATCACGGCCACCAGACCCCCGCGCCCGTTGCGCCCGATCCCGGCGACACGCCGCTCATGCCGGGCATGCTGTCGCCCAACCAGATGGCCGCGCTCGCCGCCGCATACGGGTCTGAGTTTGACCGCCTGTTTCTGGAGGGCATGATCGTGCACCACCAGGGCGCGCTGGACATGGTCGATGATCTCATCGCCCGGCCGGGCAGCGCTCAGGATCCGCAATTGTCCGACTTTCTGTCCCACGTGGTCTCTGACCAGTCCGCCGAAATCCTGCGCATGCAGTCGCTATTGTCCGACGTCTGATCCCTGAAATCCCGTTCCCAGCCTTGGAGCCGACCCTGTCATGACCCTGCGTTCCACCATGCTCTCCTCCGCCGCCGCCATGGCGGTCCTGTTCACCGGCGCCAGCGCCCACGCCCAGCAGCCGCGCGCCTTCGAGCCGGACGCCCGCACCGCGCTGGCCGGCGGGCTGCATGACGCCGAACAGGCGGCCTGGAACCTTCAGCTGGAACACGCCATCACCCCGCCGCCGGGCTTTTTCGATCCCGACGCCCTGTTCTATCCGCGCGCCTTTCGTGAGGCCATGGAAGCGGCCGCAGCCGCCCGCGAGCGCGGCGAGGAGCCGCCCGCGCCCGCCTTCACCCCGCTGGCTCTGTCCAATACCGATCTCGCCTTCGCTGGAGGGCGGGTGATTGTCGGCAATTACAACGGCTTCAACATTTATGACGCGACTGTCGATGGGGCGCCCGAGCTGGCCTTGTCCGTCGTCTGCCCGGGCGGGCAGGGCGATGTGTCGGTCCATGGCGATCTGTTGTTTGTGTCGGTGGAGCAAAACCGCGGCCGTCTCGATTGCGGCACGTCCGGCGCCGAGGGCGATGTGAACCCGGAGCGCTTCCGCGGGATCCGTATTTTCGACATTTCCGACTTCAACGCCCCGCGCCAGGTCGCCGCGGTCCAGACCTGCCGCGGCTCGCACACCCACACCCTGCTGCCCCATCCGTCCGATCCGGACGTGCTCTATATCTACAACTCGGGCACATCCTTCGTGCGCGAGGGCGATGAGCTGGACATCTGCTCGGCCGGTCAGCCCGAAGAGAACCCGGAAACGGCGCTCTACTCCATCGACGTGATCAAGGTGCAGCTCAGCGCGCCGGAAGAGGCCGCCATCGTCAACCGGCCGCGCATTTTCGCTGATCGCGACACCGGCGAGGTCG
The window above is part of the Hyphomonadaceae bacterium ML37 genome. Proteins encoded here:
- a CDS encoding tryptophan 7-halogenase, with the translated sequence MTHARPSAPAPVRKLVIVGGGSAGWMTAAAASAALHRDCEIVLVESEEIGIVGVGEATIPAIRSFNQFVGIDEADFMRATQGSFKLGIEFVNWLRDGHAYFHPFGAYGRNFDWVPLYQYYLEARANGDETPLQDYSLAWLAARENKFAHPAGDQGAALSTLEYAFHFDASLYGRYLRRIAEGRGVTRLEGKVSNVRLRPGDGGIQGLDLSDGRTVDGDFFVDCTGFRGLLIEEALKTGYEDWTHWLPCDRAVAAPSASGDDFTPYTRSTARQAGWQWRIPLQHRTGNGYVHASHFISEQDATDTLVRHLDGALLAEPRLLKFVTGRRRKAWNKNCVAIGLSAGFMEPLESTSLHLIQTGVVRFLALFPGRDPEPWSEMEYNKLVREEWEPIRDFLILHYHANQREDGELWRYCREMAIPETLAYRIEQFRRCGRLVSPGLELFLNANWISVLMGQGIMPERYEALVHHRQVDGRAMLAQVRSAITAAAARLPSHRTYINRFCKAPDEALKPIA
- a CDS encoding DUF305 domain-containing protein, with translation MVRLLLLLAGVAAVCAPSEATPIFQPGAPGQPSREIAADEAVALSRSSFVEADVIFMQHMIVHHAQAVEMVALLETRGAHDGVRRLGERIASNQAAEMEMMRTWLEQRGQAADDPNLSHGHHHGAHAGLEDHTDHAAHHGHDGHGARHSNHSDHAGHGSHPAHGAHGGAGEHAHHGHQTPAPVAPDPGDTPLMPGMLSPNQMAALAAAYGSEFDRLFLEGMIVHHQGALDMVDDLIARPGSAQDPQLSDFLSHVVSDQSAEILRMQSLLSDV